A window of the Chaetodon trifascialis isolate fChaTrf1 chromosome 9, fChaTrf1.hap1, whole genome shotgun sequence genome harbors these coding sequences:
- the LOC139336719 gene encoding uncharacterized protein produces MRPTTSTMLQQNNNNNYPCLNVSGSTREMLQKCSRASLPFPSRLELGLGDLPLIRGLRAWALCSKNRRKAGGLLGGGQAPTAPPAGRGGSTSCPRPADVYLSGEWGRMGYGLPLGLDARQAGIGALVTVATLKTSEGSGKTQTQCLFLRTEKGSCLYSTAKPGAGVTTSAASSVVGGWLRGKTGGGGGGGGSRDTPAGRRDQGPTPQTGANRVRVRSGRRWRKSCSTAGREKAGVSRERRQSSREDPAGEITLEERQEERDKGGADSKQFPSPQQDIRRARQEKEGAFRSPRCCHNASPKTCSQCERGAQNRESQDEHEGGESPRRGVPNRLNAEVRGMRKERQKNEEEERGGLCGLESSNSVLAVPNPDPESHSGCDVEEIGEAESSKELKTEVSPSMDDSSEKEETDSKVMKNSDSIHGHSERVTEDFTSSQNGDSDGRGQSGNPCEEVAADVNGFSDRVEADQESDKETESVDVEEKSPAVCSVESTCYEDASASARPASISAAVSSESSAPVEGSSCNADCETLGEQEKSKEHDLKGDQQGAAGCGVMGREEVDVSRSEQQEPNCVADENNAVNEDRFFFKSVENSSQSEERAASSLPLRHGDPSIFEADRRMVTEDGCSYSTAELNRAEWRDELLWESRQEQSEEKNVEQRVNPEEEEDEAGTCNELDDDEGGGDNDKERHVEGGVDDSTVQEDDDEEAMRNCALTDSWRLQESAAGCRGREEEAGDTCGQTGTTHVGANGETSAKAANVACADPLTPLELPRANSAPSLLPLRSMATGLPCLEAEEEEEEEEEEEEEVVRVTAGDGEGGKRRHGKELEELGEQERGSTVATEEGRKEVEEDEFGVFMQAEGEPAWMEGSTMPASVPYGSRESVALGNHAITGDSAHWTPGWTDSSFHQSDDTWTAFPQEPSEEHRDVVGQWWPSSAVEESRDRLLTNQNLVAVFAEAFPSLPASSSSDPRDLDTVPTLTQLLRGKASQDQGLLDSFHDLNKMICQRYKRADGVSRELLLKTLQLEQPQTESRAAPRTASRRLSPGLPSANQHAQNAAAKRRLSYDYNRNIVE; encoded by the exons ATGAGGCCAACAACAAGCACCATGCTCCAGcagaataacaacaacaactaccCCTGCCTGAACGTGTCAGGCTCAACCCGGGAGATGCTCCAGAAGTGCTCCCGAGCCTCTCTGCCGTTCCCCAGCAGACTGGAGCTGGGTCTGGGTGACCTGCCGCTGATCCGGGGCCTCCGAGCCTGGGCTCTGTGCTCCAAGAACCGCCGCAAGGCCGGCGGTCTGCTCGGAGGAGGACAAGCCCccacagctcctcctgcaggccGCGGGGGCTCGACCTCCTGCCCCAGACCTGCAGATGTGTACCTGAGCGGGGAGTGGGGTCGCATGGGGTACGGGCTGCCCTTGGGGCTGGACGCTAGGCAGGCTGGAATCGGAGCTTTAGTAACTGTTGCCACTCTGAAGACGTCGGAGGGCAGCGGGAAGACACAGACTCAATGCCTCTTCCTCCGGACTGAGAAAGGGAGTTGTTTGTACTCGACAGCCAAGCCCGGTGCCGGTGTGACTACCAGTGCAGCCTCCAGCGTGGTTGGGGGATGGCTGAGAgggaagacaggaggaggaggaggaggaggaggaagcagagacaccCCAGCCGGGAGGAGGGACCAAGGGCCAACTCCGCAGACCGGAGCAAACCGGGTTAGAGTGCGATCTGGCCGGAGATGGAGGAAGTCCTGCAGTACAGCAGGCCGGGAGAAAGCAGGcgtgagcagagagaggaggcagagcagcagggaggatCCTGCTGGAGAAATCACTCTGGAAGAAAGGCAGGAAGAGCGAGACAAAGGAGGCGCGGACAGTAAACAGTTTCCCAGCCCGCAGCAGGACATCAGGAGAGCCaggcaggagaaggagggagcaTTCAGAAGTCCCAGATGCTGCCACAATGCTTCTCCTAAAACCTGCTCTCAGTGTGAAAGGGGAGCACAGAATCGGGAAAGCCAGGATGAACACGAGGGAGGCGAAAGTCCGAGAAGAGGAGTCCCAAACAGGCTGAATGCTGAGGTGAGGGgaatgaggaaggagaggcaaaagaatgaggaggaggagaggggaggccTCTGCGGGTTAGAGTCCTCGAACTCTGTTTTGGCGGTACCAAACCCTGACCCAGAATCCCACAGCGGCTGTGATGTCGAAGAGATTGGAGAAGCCGAGAGCAGCAAGGAGCTGAAGACAGAAGTGTCTCCCAGCATGGACGACTcctcagagaaagaggagacagactCTAAGGTTATGAAAAACAGTGACTCCATTCACGGCCATTCTGAGCGTGTGACTGAGGACTTTACATCAAGTCAAAATGGAGATTCTGATGGCAGAGGCCAGAGTGGAAACCCCTGTGAGGAAGTAGCGGCTGATGTAAATGGGTTTTCCGATCGTGTGGAGGCCGACCAAGAATCAGACAAAGAAACGGAGAGTGTGGATGTTGAGGAGAAGagtcctgctgtctgctctgtcgAATCCACCTGCTATGAGGACGCCTCTGCTTCTGCTCGCCCTGCCTCCATCAGCGCTGCAGTTTCCTCTGAGTCCTCCGCTCCTGTAGAGGGCAGCAGCTGCAATGCTGACTGTGAGACTTTGGGAGAGCAAGAGAAGAGCAAAGAGCATGACCTCAAGGGGGATCAACAAGGGGCGGCAGGCTGTGGCGTCATGGGTCGAGAAGAGGTGGATGTTAGCAGATCTGAGCAACAAGAACCGAACTGTGTGGCTGATGAGAACAACGCTGTGAACGAGGACAGGTTTTTCTTTAAAAGTGTGGaaaacagcagccagtcagaggagagagctgcttcatctttaccTCTCAGACATGGAGATCCCTCCATCTTTGAGGCAGACCGGAGGATGGTAACAGAAGACGGTTGCAGCTACAgcacagctgagctgaacagagcagagtggagagatgAGCTGCTGTGGGAAAGCAGACAAGAGCAGTCAGAGGAGAAGAACGTGGAGCAGAGAGTAAACCccgaagaagaggaggatgaagctggCACCTGCAACGAgctggatgatgatgaaggtggaGGTGATAACGACAAAGAACGACACGTCGAGGGTGGGGTGGATGACAGCACCGtacaggaggatgatgatgaagaagcaATGCGAAACTGTGCACTAACAGACAGCTGGAGGTTACAGGAGTCTGCAGCTGGGtgcagggggagggaggaggaggctggagacaCCTGTGGACAAACAGGCACCACCCATGTTGGAGCAAATGGAGAGACCAGCGCTAAGGCTGCTAATGTTGCCTGTGCTGATCCCCTCACCCCTCTGGAGCTCCCTCGAGCTAATTCAGCCCCCTCTCTGCTCCCCCTGAGATCCATGGCAACTGGCCTGCCCTGTCTGgaggccgaggaggaggaggaggaggaggaggaggaggaggaggaagtggtcAGGGTGACGGCAGGAGACggagaaggagggaagaggaggcacgggaaagagctggaggagctgggtgAGCAGGAGAGGGGCTCCACCGTGGCCactgaggaggggaggaaagaggtggaggaagatgaGTTTGGGGTATTCATGCAGGCGGAGGGAGAGCCAGCCTGGATGGAGGGATCCACCATGCCTGCCTCAGTGCCTTATGGGAGCAGAGAGAGTGTCG CACTTGGAAACCACGCCATCACGGGGGATTCGGCCCACTGGACACCAGGCTGGACGGACAGCTCGTTCCACCAATCGGACGACACCTGGACAGCCTTTCCTCAGGAGCCGTCAGAGGAGCATCGAGACGTCGTGGGACAGTGGTGGCCAAGCAGtgctgtggaggagagcagggacAGACTCTTGACCAATCAGAATCTG gtGGCTGTCTTTGCCGAAGCCTTCCCCTCGCTGCCTGCTTCATCCTCCAGTGACCCCCGTGACCTCGACACTGTCCCCACTCTGACCCAGCTCCTCCGGGGCAAAGCCAGCCAGGACCAGGG GCTGTTGGACAGTTTCCATGACTTGAACAAAATGATTTGCCAGAGATACAAGAGAGCTGACGGTGTGTCtcgtgagctgctgctgaagacgTTACAGCTGGAGCAGCCGCAGACT GAAAGCAGAGCTGCTCCCCGGACAGCCAGTCGCCGTCTCTCCCCCGGCCTCCCCTCGGCCAATCAGCACGCTCAGAACGCCGCCGCTAAGCGACGGCTGTCCTACGACTACAACAGAAACATCGTGGAGTAA
- the kcnk6 gene encoding potassium channel subfamily K member 6 — translation MRSVGRSWLLLTGFILFYVIYLLFGALVFSSIERPVEEKLRHDMEALKQEFLNQSCVNAASLERFLVKVLTANKYGVSVLRNSSAPSNWDLASSMFFANTLVTTVGYGHTTPLSDTGKAFSILYALIGVPFTMLVLTACVQRLMYPLVLAPVGLIQRSGIEPRPATIVHFLLLLVLVVLCFFVAPAAVFSTVEESWSFLDGIYFCFISLCTIGLGDFVPGTQPRQKYRQLYQVAVMVYLFVGLMVMYLLLRTFHKMADLHGLTTFFQLPRCEESDLDEDREAIVESEHGDQMPPFLTGKASSKPLEPGSQPSYNTINKG, via the exons ATGCGTTCTGTGGGCAGGTCGTGGCTGCTGCTTACAGGCTTCATACTCTTTTATGTCATCTACCTGCTGTTCGGGGCACTGGTTTTCTCCAGCATCGAGCGGCCGGTGGAGGAGAAGCTGCGACATGACATGGAAGCCCTGAAGCAGGAGTTTCTGAACCAAAGCTGCGTCAACGCCGCGTCCCTCGAACGCTTTCTGGTCAAAGTCCTGACGGCCAACAAGTACGGCGTCTCCGTCCTCAGAAACTCCTCCGCCCCTTCAAACTGGGACCTGGCATCCTCTATGTTCTTCGCCAACACTCTGGTCACCACAGTCG GTTATGGCCACACCACTCCCCTGTCTGACACTGGGAAAGCCTTCTCCATCCTCTACGCCCTGATAGGAGTCCCCTTCACCATGCTGGTGCTCACCGCCTGCGTCCAGAGGCTCATGTACCCGCTGGTCCTCGCTCCCGTCGGCCTTATCCAGCGTTCGGGCATTGAGCCTCGGCCGGCCACCATCgtccacttcctgctgctgctggttctggTGGTGTTGTGCTTCTTCGTGGCGCCGGCGGCGGTGTTCAGCACAGTGGAGGAATCCTGGTCCTTCTTGGATGGGATCTACTTCTGCTTCATCTCGCTGTGCACCATCGGACTCGGGGACTTCGTGCCGGGGACGCAGCCTCGGCAGAAGTACAGGCAGCTGTACCAGGTCGCTGTCATGG TCTACCTGTTCGTAGGTCTGATGGTGATGTACCTCCTGCTGCGCACCTTCCACAAAATGGCCGACCTGCACGGCCTGACCACCTTCTTCCAGCTGCCGCGCTGTGAGGAGTCCGACCTGGACGAGGACAGGGAGGCCATCGTGGAGAGTGAACACGGAGATCAGATGCCCCCTTTCCTGACGGGAAAAGCCTCCAGTAAGCCCCTGGAGCCGGGGTCACAGCCCTCGTACAACACCATCAACAAAGGCTGa